In Acidovorax sp. GBBC 1281, a single window of DNA contains:
- a CDS encoding ABC transporter permease — protein MPRLLSALRSIPLLLLAAALTLPVLAVLASWLPGSAGGAEAGAILREMAATVLPGYFATTVWLGLAVAIGAAVVGAATAAAVTLFDFRGRRTLEWLLLLPLAMPAYVTAYAYTDFLQFSGPLQVWLRETYGLQGRLLPEVRSLGGAVWVFIFSLYPYVYLLARTALGERAAHLMEAARLLGAPLARRVRTVALPLARPAVAAGVALVLMETLADFGVVSYFGIQTFTTGIYKAWLSMDNRLAAAQLATILLVLVMLLLQLEQRAQRRMRFAAGGAGRAGSAEAQPQRLQGLRCAAAWAVCLLPVVFGFVAPVAFMLRPLAADWSVLPWSRFLEWAGNSVRLGSITAVLAVAIALVLAFAVRRRAGALTRGVAQLASLGYAVPGAVIVVGLLLPVGWLQAAAPQWGLPSIITATAVGIVWAYLVRFCAVALQSMQSGYARIPSSLDDSARMLGAGGAGLLARVHWPLLKRSTAAAALLVFVDVMKELPATMVLRPFNSDTLAVVAYQLARDERLGEAALPSLALVAVGLVPVVLLSRTLRSRG, from the coding sequence TTGCCACGCCTTCTTTCCGCCCTGCGATCCATTCCCCTGCTGCTGCTCGCCGCTGCGCTGACCTTGCCGGTGCTGGCCGTGCTCGCGTCGTGGCTGCCGGGCAGCGCGGGTGGCGCCGAGGCCGGCGCCATCCTCCGCGAAATGGCCGCCACCGTGCTGCCCGGCTACTTCGCCACCACGGTGTGGCTGGGCCTGGCCGTGGCCATCGGCGCGGCGGTGGTGGGCGCGGCCACGGCCGCCGCCGTCACGCTGTTCGACTTTCGCGGCCGCCGCACGCTGGAATGGCTGCTGCTGCTGCCGCTGGCCATGCCGGCCTATGTGACCGCCTACGCGTATACCGACTTCCTGCAGTTCAGCGGCCCGCTGCAGGTGTGGCTGCGCGAAACCTATGGCCTGCAAGGCCGGCTGCTGCCCGAGGTGCGCAGCCTGGGCGGCGCGGTGTGGGTGTTCATCTTCTCGCTCTATCCCTATGTGTACCTGCTGGCCCGCACGGCGCTGGGCGAGCGCGCCGCCCACCTCATGGAGGCCGCCCGCCTGCTGGGGGCGCCGCTGGCGCGGCGCGTGCGCACGGTCGCGCTGCCGCTGGCGCGCCCTGCGGTCGCGGCCGGCGTGGCGCTGGTCCTCATGGAAACGCTGGCCGACTTCGGCGTGGTGAGCTACTTCGGCATCCAGACCTTCACCACCGGCATCTACAAGGCCTGGCTGTCGATGGACAACCGCCTGGCCGCGGCGCAACTGGCCACCATCCTGCTCGTGCTCGTCATGCTGCTGCTGCAGCTGGAGCAGCGTGCGCAGCGGCGCATGCGCTTTGCTGCGGGCGGGGCGGGCCGTGCGGGCTCCGCCGAGGCCCAGCCGCAGCGGCTGCAGGGGCTGCGCTGCGCCGCCGCGTGGGCAGTGTGCTTGCTGCCGGTGGTCTTCGGCTTCGTGGCCCCGGTGGCCTTCATGCTGCGGCCCCTGGCGGCCGACTGGTCCGTGCTGCCCTGGTCGCGCTTTCTGGAGTGGGCCGGCAACAGCGTGCGCCTGGGCAGCATCACCGCCGTGCTGGCCGTGGCCATCGCCCTGGTGCTGGCGTTCGCCGTGCGGCGGCGGGCCGGCGCGCTCACCCGCGGCGTGGCACAACTGGCCAGCCTGGGGTATGCCGTGCCCGGCGCCGTGATCGTCGTGGGCCTGCTGCTGCCCGTGGGCTGGCTGCAGGCGGCAGCCCCCCAGTGGGGCCTGCCGTCGATCATCACCGCCACTGCGGTCGGCATCGTGTGGGCCTACCTCGTGCGGTTCTGCGCCGTGGCGCTGCAATCGATGCAAAGCGGCTACGCGCGCATTCCCTCCAGCCTGGACGACTCCGCCCGCATGCTGGGCGCCGGCGGTGCCGGCCTGCTGGCCCGGGTGCACTGGCCCCTGCTCAAGCGCTCCACGGCCGCCGCGGCGCTGCTGGTGTTCGTCGACGTGATGAAGGAACTGCCCGCCACCATGGTGCTGCGGCCCTTCAACAGCGACACCCTGGCCGTGGTCGCCTACCAGCTGGCGCGCGACGAGCGGCTGGGCGAGGCGGCCTTGCCGTCGCTGGCGCTGGTGGCGGTGGGGCTGGTGCCGGTTGTGCTGTTGAGTCGGACGTTGCGGAGCCGGGGGTGA